CTGAACAGGTGGCCCTCGGTGCCGGTATCCTCCCAAAGCAGGTAGAGGTGATACGTCGCAATATGACTAAGCTGGCCAAAAGTTGCTTCGCTGCATAGGTCTTCTTTATCCGTACTTCCCTTTGCCTATACGGCGGATGAAATTTATCCCCTGGCTCATTAGGTAAAAAGTTTAAAAACTATTTGCTTTTTGCCGGGCATATATCCTATAAGAGAGAGGATAACGGGTATTACCCGGGAGGAATAGAAGATGGCGCCGAATAAGAAAGTACTGGTTGTGGAAGACGATCAGGAAGTACTGTCTATGTTACTGGACTATCTTACCTTTTTGGGATATGAAACTACCGGGGCGGGGGACGGCCTGGAGGGCCTGAAACACTTGCGAACCGGACTTTATGATATGGTGATTACCGATCTTAGTATGCCTTACATCAGTGGGATAGGAATAATCAGCGTTATTAAAAAGGAT
The genomic region above belongs to Thermodesulfobacteriota bacterium and contains:
- a CDS encoding response regulator, with product MAPNKKVLVVEDDQEVLSMLLDYLTFLGYETTGAGDGLEGLKHLRTGLYDMVITDLSMPYISGIGIISVIKKDYPNIPVIAITGFGRYAEELAQEKRADFVLSKPFEISDLKDAITRLLPA